Genomic window (Gadus macrocephalus chromosome 13, ASM3116895v1):
CGGTTTCGGCGGTGGCGTGGTCGAAGGGGTCAAAGGGGGCGTGTCTGCGTTCACCCACACCGCGGTGGTGTCCAAGCCCCGGGAGTTCGCCAGCCTCATCCGCCACAAGTTCGGCAGCGCCGATAACATCGCCCACCTCAAGGACACGCTAGAGGACGGCGTGGGCGGCGCTTCGGACGACGCTCTCACCCCTCGCGCGCTGAGCGGCAGCGCCACCTTGGTCTCCAGCCCAAAGTACGGCAGCGACGACGACTGTTCCTCCGCCAGCTCGGGGTCCGGAGTAGGCAGCAATTCAGGaggcgcaggaggaggaggaggaggaggaggaggaggaggaggaggaggaggaacaggaggaggagtaggaggaggaggaggaggaacaggaggaggagggacaggaggaggcATGTCGGGGTTAGGCCCCACGCTTGGCAGCCCCAGGCTGGacggacaccaccaccaccaccaccatcacgtgCACAGCTCCTGGGACGCGCTGCTGGAGGGCCTGCAGGAGATCAAGGCCAGCCAGGCGCACATGGAGGACGCCATCGAGGACATGAAGAGCCAGCTGCAGAGCGACTACTCCTACATGACCCGCTGCTTGCAGGAGGAGGGGTACAGGTAGGACCCAGCTTGTGCATGCGTCATGCAAGGCCCAGGTCTCACCGATGCATTGTGCCGTTCCTtgcaaaaaataacaacacGCATTCCTTCTGACTCTACCTGCGTTTCACATGATCTGATTTGGGTTTGTGCTGATCAGGTACGAGAggctggaggagcagctgaaCGATCTAACAGAGCTGCACCAGAACGAGATGACCAACCTGAAACAGGAACTGGCCAGtatggaggagaaggtggccTATCAGTCCTACGAACGGGCCAGAGACATACAGGTAGCGAGTCGCTCAAAGTAGAAAGTCCATCGGAGAATTATATCATGATAAATAATAGGTTTCTCAATGATTTATTCATTCAGCGGTTTACACTCCCAAcggaaaggtactgggtttgatcccctcaATGTGCCCAACCTACCTGTATACACCATCCTTAGACTCAACATCTACCTTCTGCTcataatgacatgtatctgaaacAGTATACTGTATCTATACATCCATCAGACACTTGAAAACATAAAGCGACATGTAATtatgttattctgtgtgtgtgtgtgtgtgtgtgtgtgtgtgtgtgtgtgtgtgtgtgtgtgtgtgtgtgtgtgtgtgtgtgtgtgtgtgtgtgtgtgtgtgtgtgtgtcacacggGGCGTCATACCGGATCTCCAGGAGGCCGTGGAGTCGTGTCTGACCCGCATCACCAAGctggagctgcagcagcagcagcagcaggtggtgCAGCTGGAAGGGGTGGAGAACGCCAATGCCCGCGCCCTGCTGGGCAAGCTCATCAACGTCATCCTGGCCCTCATGGCCGTGCTGCTGGTGTTCGTGTCCACGGTGGCCAACTTCATCACCCCGCTGATGAAGACGCGGGCGCGGGTGGCTGCCACCGTGTTGCTCACCCTGCTGCTCTTCATCCTGTGGAAGCACCGGGACTTCTGGGAACCGTGGTTGTTGCCCAGCTGAACACTCACacgacacacacgtgcacacacacacacacacacaaacacacacacacacagagacaagacTGCCATCTGAGAGACCCCTAGGTACACCCCTTTGAGGGGTTAGGGACACAGTGAAGATTGAAACAAATTCTGTTGGATTTGAAGGGGTCATTTGAGCTTCATGGACCAAAAAACGCTCGGAATACATTGAattgtgtgttgaaagtgaGGCTCTCATGTTTACAAGGACAAAGAACATTAAATaaagagaaaggaaaaaaactGCCTGGCAACGTTCAGCCACACTACCATTTTGTCCACTTGTACTAATATATAAATGTGAAACACTCTATTTGACATCGCAAAAAGAAAAGACCAAGGGAGGATGATCTTTTTTTTGGGATTTTATTCATCCTATGATAGATTCATCTCTCCGGAGCCTAATGCAATGAGACGCGTGGAAAACCTTCCTGTTACGGCAAGAGTCTGTTGTGTACCGAGGGAGCCGAGGATTTCTCAATGAATGTGGAGTGCTCATGCATGACCCCAAGTTAGCATGAGTTGAAATCCCATTGCTAACTAAAGTTCTTGTATTTCTCTTGTTAGATTAAACAGGACAAAGAAATGCTATGTATCTCAATTCATCGATGTATACTCTATTTCACTCCTGTTCTACACATCTATTCCTGGTGTTGAAACTGTGCTTTCAAATGCGTTACTTTGTCCTTTTTGTGTGCTTCGATATGCGACTTTCAACGGCCAGATACATTTCTGCGGAATGAAGACAGATTCAGATCCTTTCTGTTCAGAAATGCTGTTAGAGTATTATAGGATTGCAAGTATTATATTCGTTTTCATTACACTGGCATGTCAGATAATTGGATCAAAGTTTATATCCAGTTTACAAAATTACTCTTTGAGTCTCAATAAAGAGTTTCTTAATAGATTTACCTTGAATATAGCTTAATCTATAAGGTTTTATTACTATACAATATTATCCACCTTAAGATTTGCATCtcttacattagttttgaggaAAAATGCACCGGTATCTATATTTATGTATAGTATCCTGCATAAAATACACTCAtaaacaactcacacacacccaggttTGTTTTAGAACAGAAAACCAGGAGGCTGCTTTCTACTTTTTTAAATGAGATGAACGTCATGAGCTCACAATTTTTCTGAAGTACATTTCTAAATGCTACCATACAGCCAAACAAATTTTGCATTTCTTATAGGATAAGTTCTAATAAGATGCTTCCAATAGTCCATAAGAATGTACATGATTTGATTTTGCTCCATGTTGAGTTCATAATAAAGCATTGATTGACATCAGCCACTGATGCTACGTACAACTACTGTATTTCAAAGGCGGTGGACGTTGATTCTTTGTTCTCAAGAGATAGAAAAACCTAAATACGTTTTCAGGCTAAAATATTTTGTTGCGTTTTACCCGTGTAAAAGGTCTAAAACACtacaaattaaaaaatacaatCTTAAAGTGCATAGTTAAAGGTCTAAAAGCCCATATCCCAAGAAACTCGGTTTCCACCAGTTTACGTATAGTCTTGGGTTTGAATCTTAAAGAGGGGATTATAGCAGTGGGATTAATGGGTGACTTCAGATAAACTGGGTATCCTTCTGCTAATCCAGAGGATTAGGCCTTTGCCTGACATCAATGGCAGTGATGGCGCAAAACCGGTTAAAGAGGACTGGTGAGACAGCACTACTTCTGATGGCATATGCAAATAATACAAACTAAAGAGGTTTGCAGCCTCATCAGGGATCTACGTCTGGGGTGGTTGCATGATCAGTctacatgcatgtgtgaataTCTTTGggcattttttttacattgtttcGACCGTTTATTAGACAAGTGAACATGATCTAATGAAGGAATCCCCACCGCTCCGTTTAATGCCcacaacatatacacacgcatatttcaatatcattgtcatttttaATAACTATCTTCAGGCAAGAACCATTAGACCATTACATTTATTACAGTTTTCTTACAAGACAAAACGTAAGGACATGGGGCCAGTGGAAGGGCCATACCTGACCACTAAAAAGTAAGACATTCATCGTCATTAGATTGTTCCAACTTATAGAGTTCACAAAAGGTACTTCGCATTCGACTCGTATCAAATACGTCAacagttttttttcttgattACCTCAAATTCCAGAGAACTTGATGGAAACAGCAgagtagaaaaaaaacattgtatcACAAGCCGAAGAATTCCTGAATTGTATCTTAATTTCCCGTTGAGATTTAAAAACGTACAATATATTGCTTTCAGGTGCTCAACTTGGAAAGTAATGGGAACCCATAatctccaaaaaaaacaacattcttCAGCACGTCACGGTCTGCCCGTCTCCTTGTTTTAGAGACGCTGCGCATGGCGCAGAGGTACAGAACCGGGCCACACCGGTCTAACGTTTCAATCGGGGCAGAAGAACGAGCTGCCAGGGGGTTTAGGTGTCTGGAAAACCAACAATCACAAAATAGGACCTGCAACGATAGCTCCCCCATGGCAGCCTGCCGTGACTCTCAAAACTATTTCTCACAGACGGCAAACTTATCGGAGGGATGTTTACGGataagaacaaaaaaaataagaatctATAAATCAATTTGTCCATTTATGTTAGCCCAAACCAAGGCCTCAAGGCTAAGACACAGTATTCAGTCACAGCAGTACAATTGAGGAGAGTACAAGATGCAAACACATACGACACATGGATCAGTACTCAAACTACCCCTTGGGGATGACTTTTCACAATGATTTAACTCAAGGACCATTCTGGTGTAGGGTTGACTCATTACTGGAAACTCCCTCTTTATATAGAGTACAACCGTATGGATTTAGTAACAGACATTCAACATAATGCCATCTGCAGCCATTCATGTTGACGAATGATTGGAAAAATCAAAACACAAACTACTATAAGAGCTTGACAGACAATAAACCTCCGATCAGGCCCATGCAGTGAAGTTGTGGCCCAGTGTTTCCCTATGTGGGAGGCGTAGAGATACTGCAGGGGAGGCAAAGGGAGATGGGATGGAACAGttgtgaggggtgagggtgaggaggggggggggggggggggggggggagtgtggggggggggggagctcaaTCACAGACTGTATCCCCAGGCGAAACAAACGATTGCAAACGTGTTGCTCACGAGAGCCGTAAATAAACCCATTAACTCGCTACACAATTTAAAAGACTGCGTCAAACGCTATAGTGGCCGCGCGGGAACTCTTGTGAACCGGAATGAACAAGTAGTTATATAATCAGGGCCTGAGCGCACAGATCATACAGCGGGTTGACCCACGCCTAGGAAATGTTGAAACTGCGCACGCTGTGTGCAAACTGCTCCGAACCGATAACAGTTAAGTTACGTATTTTAacagaatggggggggggggggggggggggtgacaaaAGAAGCTTGGGGACCACTGCTCGGCCAATGGGATGCAGATATCGATGGATAGAGTGCAAGAAAATGCATTCTAAAGTGCCGGTTTCTAATGTCATACGACATTGTTCGTATCAACGGTACCTATGGCTGGTCAGCTTTAAGTCAGGATTTTTCCCCACACATTTTCCAACAGGAATGGCAGCGAGTAACAAATGAAAGCCATTACAAACCATGCGCTCCATTTCCACTGATggaccccagaccccagaccaTCAGCGATGTGATCGGTCAAAATGACACCGGTCcattaaagaaaaaaactaaatgggAGGCAACATCGGTTCTGAACAGTAGTCTGCAGTGCACTACAGTCCGAGGACGAAACCTGACCCGAAACCACATGCCAGTGACGCTTAGAGTCACATGAAGTCCCGGTTTCGGATCATCTTTGGTCCTCGCCTGTTCTGTACAAATGATCGCCACAGTAATGCCTTCATTAGGTCCAGAATCAATATTGCCTTCCAATGTAAAAGGT
Coding sequences:
- the tmcc2 gene encoding transmembrane and coiled-coil domains protein 2, encoding MLDKSEVTTLGLPPTTSHGGSDTNISVDGAAGTSAAAVVAAASGAGVAAGGGGESCSGIAEPQRTRAALEHLQQKILKITEQIRVEQEARDDNVAEYLKLAHNADKQQASRIKQVFEKKNQKSAQTIAHLHKKLEHYHKKLKEIEQNGPARQPKDVLRDMQQGLKDVGANVRAGFSGFGGGVVEGVKGGVSAFTHTAVVSKPREFASLIRHKFGSADNIAHLKDTLEDGVGGASDDALTPRALSGSATLVSSPKYGSDDDCSSASSGSGVGSNSGGAGGGGGGGGGGGGGGGTGGGVGGGGGGTGGGGTGGGMSGLGPTLGSPRLDGHHHHHHHHVHSSWDALLEGLQEIKASQAHMEDAIEDMKSQLQSDYSYMTRCLQEEGYRYERLEEQLNDLTELHQNEMTNLKQELASMEEKVAYQSYERARDIQEAVESCLTRITKLELQQQQQQVVQLEGVENANARALLGKLINVILALMAVLLVFVSTVANFITPLMKTRARVAATVLLTLLLFILWKHRDFWEPWLLPS